A region from the Bacteroidota bacterium genome encodes:
- the metH gene encoding methionine synthase, translating to MEKILKNLLTDRILVLDGAMGTMIQRYKLSEEDFRGQQFKEHNYDLRGNNDILSLTQPQIIKEIHRQYLEAGADIIETNTFSGTSVAQADYHLEHIVYELNYQSAKIAKEVAQEFSEKEPDKPRFVAGALGPTNKTLSLSPDVNNPGYRAITFDALSDAYYEQAKGLIDGGVDIILIETIFDTLNAKAAIYGIENLFEDIGKKIPVMISGTITDASGRTLSGQTVEAFLISISHIPLLSVGLNCALGAKQLKEHIKTLAEKTDFFVSAYPNAGLPNAFGEYDETPESNGNDIEEYLKNGWINIIGGCCGTTPEHIKYIAGIAKKYAPRIPRTLPRLPSYSGLEQFEIYEGSNFVNVGERTNITGSKQFKRLIKEEKYDDALIVARQQVENGAQIIDVNMDEGMIDSVEVMKTFLNLVAAEPDIARVPVMIDSSKWEVIEAGLKCLQGKCIVNSISLKEGEEKFIYQAKKAKKLGAAVIVMAFDEEGQATTLEKRIAICKRAYDLLVNKLNFDPTDIIFDPNILTVGTGIEEHNNYAVDYINATRWIKNNLPGALVSGGVSNISFSFQGNNTVREAMHSSFLYHAIKAGMDMGIVNAGMIDIYEDIDKDLLEKIEDVLFNRNDNATENLITFAETLKKKDKAEITTDEWRGKSVEERLAHSLVKGITEFIDADIEEVRLKYAKPLEVIEGPLMAGMNIVGDLFGSGKMFLPQVVKSARVMKKAVAYLQPFIELEKKSSGNTSNHPKVLMATVKGDVHDIGKNIVGVVLACNNYEIIDLGVMVSAERILTAALENKVDLIGLSGLITPSLDEMVNVAQEMEKRKFTIPLLIGGATTSRTHTAVKIAPAYSHPVIHVTDASRSVTIAGKLLGKEKSVFTKEINDEYLIIEQNHKYKQSFKGYITLEEARKNKYEIDWNNYLKPEPSFTGIKIFENYSLEELSKYIDWTPFFQTWELHGKYPEILNDDIVGPAANQLFNDAQQMLKKIISENLLEARAVVGIFKCYAEGDDIILVDESGTEIKRLFNLRQQNKKADGQANYCLSDFVSPISVFPIGEDVLTSENSDTIDEISSHETKGPISVFPIGEDVLTSENLDNIDEISSHETKGPISVFPIGEDVLTSENSDTIDALSSHETNSAEELLNDDGQPYQTADPHVYRFLKRFAKDNRTFSTDAEAMLWRNLKGKKLDNYKFRRQHIIGRFIADFICIKKNLVIELDGLIHQLPENKESDEIRTSYLNEHGFTVLRFTNSQILNDTENAISKILKTLESLQDNTRNYQTNENEKVPYGDLGALKYDHIGAFAVSTGFKIEEQIALFEKNHDDYSAILLKSLADRLAEAFAERMHERVRKEFWGYDKSEKLNTKDLIEEKYQGIRPAPGYPACPDHTEKITLFELLNVENNIGVQLTESMAMFPAASVSGWYFAHPEAKYFGIGKIGKDQVEDLAKRKNMPFEEMEKWLRSNINY from the coding sequence GTGGAAAAAATTTTGAAGAATTTATTAACAGACCGGATTTTGGTGCTGGACGGGGCAATGGGCACCATGATTCAGCGGTATAAATTGAGCGAGGAAGACTTTAGAGGTCAGCAATTTAAGGAACATAACTATGATCTGAGGGGCAATAATGATATACTTTCTCTTACACAGCCACAAATAATTAAAGAAATTCACAGGCAATATCTGGAAGCAGGTGCCGATATTATAGAAACGAATACATTTAGCGGAACAAGTGTTGCCCAGGCTGATTATCATTTAGAACATATTGTGTACGAGCTGAACTACCAGTCAGCTAAGATCGCAAAGGAAGTAGCGCAGGAATTTTCAGAAAAAGAACCTGACAAACCCAGATTTGTTGCCGGTGCTTTAGGTCCTACAAATAAAACACTTAGTCTTTCCCCTGATGTAAACAACCCAGGTTATCGGGCAATAACTTTCGATGCATTGTCAGATGCATACTACGAACAAGCCAAAGGTCTTATTGATGGTGGGGTGGATATTATTCTTATAGAAACAATATTTGACACTCTGAATGCTAAAGCAGCTATTTATGGAATAGAAAATCTTTTTGAGGATATTGGTAAAAAAATTCCCGTTATGATTTCGGGAACCATTACAGATGCGAGTGGAAGAACATTAAGTGGACAAACCGTGGAGGCATTTCTAATTTCCATTTCTCATATTCCATTATTAAGTGTTGGATTAAATTGTGCTTTAGGTGCAAAACAATTAAAGGAACATATTAAAACTCTTGCCGAAAAAACGGATTTTTTTGTTTCTGCATATCCAAATGCCGGTTTACCAAATGCTTTTGGTGAATACGATGAAACACCGGAAAGCAATGGTAATGATATTGAAGAATATTTAAAAAATGGTTGGATAAATATTATTGGAGGATGTTGCGGAACTACACCTGAACATATTAAATATATTGCCGGCATCGCTAAAAAATATGCGCCGCGTATTCCAAGAACTTTGCCCAGATTACCGTCCTATTCCGGATTAGAACAATTTGAAATTTATGAAGGAAGCAATTTCGTAAATGTTGGAGAAAGAACAAATATTACGGGAAGCAAACAATTTAAAAGATTAATTAAAGAAGAAAAATACGATGATGCATTAATTGTTGCCCGACAGCAGGTGGAAAACGGAGCGCAGATAATTGATGTGAACATGGATGAAGGTATGATTGATTCTGTGGAGGTGATGAAAACCTTTTTAAATTTAGTAGCTGCTGAACCTGATATTGCAAGAGTTCCGGTGATGATAGATTCCAGCAAGTGGGAGGTGATAGAGGCGGGATTAAAATGTTTGCAAGGAAAATGTATCGTGAATTCTATTTCATTAAAAGAAGGTGAAGAAAAATTTATATATCAGGCGAAAAAAGCAAAAAAATTGGGCGCTGCGGTCATCGTAATGGCATTTGATGAAGAAGGACAGGCAACTACCTTAGAAAAAAGAATTGCCATATGTAAAAGAGCATATGATCTATTAGTAAATAAATTGAATTTTGATCCTACAGATATTATTTTCGACCCAAATATTTTGACGGTTGGAACAGGTATTGAAGAACATAATAATTATGCGGTAGATTATATTAATGCTACGAGATGGATAAAAAATAATCTTCCGGGAGCGCTGGTAAGTGGAGGTGTGAGTAATATTTCATTTTCGTTTCAAGGTAATAATACAGTGAGGGAAGCTATGCATTCTTCCTTTCTATATCACGCAATTAAGGCGGGGATGGATATGGGAATTGTGAATGCAGGAATGATAGATATTTATGAGGATATAGATAAAGATCTTCTCGAAAAAATTGAAGATGTTCTATTTAACAGAAATGATAATGCCACAGAAAATCTTATAACTTTTGCAGAAACTTTAAAGAAAAAAGATAAAGCAGAAATCACAACCGACGAATGGCGCGGTAAAAGTGTGGAGGAGCGACTTGCACATTCCTTAGTAAAAGGAATTACGGAATTTATAGATGCTGATATTGAAGAAGTGCGATTAAAGTATGCAAAACCATTGGAAGTAATTGAAGGTCCGTTAATGGCAGGAATGAATATAGTTGGTGATCTTTTTGGTTCCGGAAAAATGTTTTTACCTCAGGTTGTTAAAAGTGCAAGGGTGATGAAAAAAGCTGTTGCCTATCTCCAGCCATTTATTGAGCTGGAAAAAAAATCATCGGGTAATACTTCAAATCATCCGAAAGTTTTAATGGCAACTGTAAAGGGGGATGTACATGATATTGGGAAAAATATTGTTGGAGTTGTTTTGGCATGTAATAATTACGAAATTATCGACCTCGGTGTAATGGTATCTGCCGAAAGAATTTTGACTGCCGCGTTAGAAAACAAAGTTGATCTCATCGGTTTAAGTGGATTGATTACACCATCTCTGGATGAAATGGTTAATGTTGCACAGGAAATGGAAAAAAGAAAATTTACCATTCCATTGTTAATAGGAGGTGCAACAACATCCAGAACGCATACTGCGGTAAAAATTGCGCCTGCTTATTCGCACCCTGTTATACATGTAACCGATGCCTCGCGAAGCGTTACAATTGCCGGAAAATTATTGGGAAAAGAAAAGAGTGTATTTACTAAGGAAATAAATGACGAATATCTCATTATCGAACAAAATCATAAATACAAACAATCTTTCAAAGGATATATTACCCTGGAAGAGGCAAGAAAAAACAAATACGAGATCGACTGGAATAATTATTTAAAACCCGAACCCTCATTTACAGGAATTAAAATTTTTGAAAATTATTCATTGGAAGAATTATCAAAGTATATTGACTGGACACCGTTTTTTCAAACCTGGGAATTACATGGAAAATATCCTGAAATTTTAAATGATGATATAGTTGGTCCAGCGGCGAATCAATTATTTAACGATGCACAGCAGATGCTGAAAAAAATTATCAGCGAAAATTTGTTGGAGGCGCGGGCAGTAGTAGGGATTTTTAAATGTTATGCAGAGGGTGATGATATTATTTTGGTAGATGAAAGTGGAACTGAGATAAAAAGATTATTTAATCTGCGACAACAAAATAAAAAAGCTGATGGGCAGGCGAATTATTGTTTGAGTGATTTTGTAAGCCCCATCTCGGTCTTCCCCATAGGGGAAGATGTCCTAACGAGCGAGAATTCAGATACCATTGATGAAATAAGTTCGCATGAGACAAAGGGCCCCATCTCGGTCTTCCCCATAGGGGAAGATGTCCTAACGAGTGAGAATTTAGACAACATTGATGAAATAAGTTCGCATGAGACAAAGGGCCCCATCTCGGTCTTCCCCATAGGGGAAGATGTCCTAACGAGCGAGAATTCAGATACCATTGATGCCTTAAGTTCGCATGAGACCAATAGTGCGGAGGAATTACTTAATGATGATGGGCAACCATATCAAACAGCTGATCCACATGTGTATAGATTTTTGAAAAGATTTGCAAAAGATAACCGAACATTCAGTACAGATGCTGAAGCAATGTTATGGAGAAATCTTAAGGGGAAAAAATTAGACAATTATAAATTTCGACGTCAACATATTATCGGAAGGTTCATTGCTGATTTCATCTGCATAAAAAAGAATTTGGTTATTGAACTGGATGGATTAATTCACCAATTACCTGAAAATAAAGAATCCGATGAAATAAGAACAAGCTATTTAAATGAACATGGATTCACAGTTTTACGATTCACGAATAGTCAAATATTAAATGATACTGAAAATGCGATTTCTAAAATCTTAAAAACATTAGAATCACTTCAGGATAATACAAGAAATTATCAAACAAACGAGAATGAAAAAGTCCCCTATGGGGATTTAGGGGCCCTTAAGTACGATCATATCGGAGCATTCGCAGTATCCACCGGATTTAAAATTGAAGAACAGATAGCGCTATTCGAAAAAAATCATGATGATTATTCGGCGATACTTTTAAAATCGTTGGCTGATAGATTAGCAGAGGCGTTTGCGGAAAGAATGCATGAGCGTGTTCGAAAAGAGTTTTGGGGATATGATAAGAGTGAAAAATTAAATACTAAAGATCTGATTGAAGAAAAATATCAGGGCATAAGACCTGCCCCGGGATATCCTGCCTGTCCTGATCATACGGAAAAAATAACGTTATTTGAATTGCTGAATGTAGAAAATAATATCGGTGTGCAACTAACTGAAAGTATGGCAATGTTTCCTGCGGCGAGTGTTAGTGGTTGGTATTTTGCGCATCCGGAAGCTAAATATTTTGGGATCGGGAAGATAGGAAAAGATCAGGTGGAAGATCTTGCAAAAAGAAAAAATATGCCCTTTGAGGAAATGGAAAAATGGTTACGGAGTAATATTAATTATTGA
- a CDS encoding TolC family protein encodes MSTPVILSAQTLTLQQALNTAWENNYGIKIINKELQITDLQNHAGYAGMLPVISAIANYDVEVTNSEQQYFSGETRSEKNAGANSLDAGVYLDWTVFDGLGMFARKDKLEQLYALGELEVRAKLEEITMQLMIDWNNLIQLENAKRVMENAIDISGERLKIAQQRNVIGSGSGLDVLQAQVDLNTDSSAYINILLQIKNTKAVINEYMARDANTTFDINEKIAVDQTINLTSIKENVYANNTSLLIAEKNKQIAELQVKEYKSYLYPTVSLNAGYGFLKSVSEAGFVESNLNVGPLAGVSLVIPLFNGFTVSRNIEQMKVMQQMQELDILQTQLSVNTNLVILYNQYETSLQLMKIEQKNIESATKNVSIALEKFNLGAITSVELREIQLQKVNTENRYLTEELNAKIAELQLKYFSGKLITQ; translated from the coding sequence ATGAGCACGCCTGTTATTTTATCCGCGCAAACTCTAACACTACAACAAGCTCTGAATACAGCATGGGAAAATAATTATGGTATAAAAATAATAAATAAGGAACTTCAAATTACCGATCTGCAAAATCACGCAGGATATGCCGGAATGCTTCCTGTAATTTCTGCTATTGCAAATTACGATGTTGAGGTAACAAATTCTGAACAACAATATTTTAGCGGGGAAACACGGTCAGAAAAAAATGCAGGTGCTAATTCTTTAGATGCCGGAGTGTATTTAGACTGGACTGTTTTTGATGGTTTGGGAATGTTCGCCAGAAAAGATAAACTGGAACAATTGTATGCCTTAGGTGAATTGGAAGTTAGAGCGAAACTGGAAGAGATTACAATGCAATTGATGATAGATTGGAATAATCTTATTCAATTGGAGAATGCCAAAAGGGTTATGGAAAATGCAATTGATATTTCAGGAGAACGTTTAAAAATTGCGCAACAAAGAAATGTTATAGGCTCCGGTTCAGGGTTAGATGTACTTCAGGCTCAGGTTGACCTGAATACCGATAGCTCGGCATATATAAATATACTTTTACAAATTAAAAATACAAAAGCCGTAATAAATGAATATATGGCAAGAGATGCAAATACAACGTTTGATATAAATGAAAAAATTGCTGTAGATCAAACGATAAATTTAACAAGTATCAAAGAAAATGTATATGCTAATAACACCTCATTGCTTATTGCAGAAAAAAATAAACAAATTGCAGAATTACAGGTAAAGGAATATAAATCATATTTATATCCTACAGTTTCCCTAAATGCAGGGTATGGATTTTTAAAATCAGTTTCAGAAGCAGGATTTGTGGAATCCAATTTAAATGTAGGTCCATTGGCGGGTGTTTCACTTGTTATTCCATTATTTAATGGATTCACTGTATCCCGAAATATCGAACAAATGAAAGTGATGCAACAAATGCAAGAGTTGGATATTCTTCAAACACAATTATCTGTAAATACCAATCTTGTAATTTTATATAATCAATATGAAACTTCACTTCAGTTGATGAAAATTGAGCAAAAAAATATTGAATCAGCAACAAAAAATGTATCCATTGCATTAGAAAAATTTAATCTCGGTGCTATTACATCTGTGGAATTGCGCGAAATTCAATTGCAAAAAGTAAATACAGAAAACAGATATCTCACCGAAGAATTAAATGCTAAAATTGCAGAGCTCCAATTAAAATATTTCAGCGGCAAATTAATTACTCAATAA